Below is a window of Culturomica massiliensis DNA.
AAGTTAAAGGTATGGAGTAGTGACTGCAACGGTTATGCTTATGTGGGGAAGTCTGGTTTACGGGTAGTTCTTTTGTTTTTGAAAGCGGTCTTTTCGGTGAGGGAGTGGTGAGCGGCAGCGGTATCTGTTATCCTCTGAAAGATCATTTGGGCAGTATCCGTGCGATTATAGACGGCAACGGCCGTTTACTGGAAGAGAACGATTATTATGCCTTCGGTCACCGGTATCCCCGCAGCGAACAGGCACAGTCTTCCGCAAACCGTTTTAAATACAACGGCAAGGAATTACAGACGGTCGGCGGCCTGGGTTATCTGGACTACGGCGCCCGCATGTACGACCAGTCCTTAGGCCGGTGGTTTACGACGGACCCCTTGTCTGAAAAGTATTACGGTTTGAGTCCGTATGTATATTGTGGGAATAATCCGTTGAGGTATGTTGATCCGGATGGGAAAGAGTGGAAAGAAAAGAAAGATGAGGAAATTGCCAAACAGTTACAGCAACAAATTGCCAGCCGTGATAAATCTTTGGCAAAGCAAGAAACAAGCATAAATGCTAAAATTGAGAAAATAGAAAATAACACAAAGTTAAGTGTTGAAAAGAAAACTCAACGAATAGCAAAACAGCAAGGCAAGTTAGAAAATATACAATTCCAAAGAACGCTTTTATCCAATTTAGACAATGGCATAACACAGTTAGGTAATTCCAAAACTTCCTATACGTTTAATACCGTGGAAGCGGGAACTACTGCTACTTTATCATCTATGAGTGATGGAACTATCATTATAAATAATTACGGAATGACAGGAAACAGAGCGCATGAAACAACTCATGCTATTCAACACGATAACGGAAAAATAACATTTAATCCATTAGGTACGAATAATGCGCTAATGCAAAATCCAATGGGATTAGAGATACAAGCGTATGCAACAGAATACTCAATTACAAATGGTGTTGTTCCTTCTTCTGATGTAAAACACCCGCGTACGGTATTTGGTATTAACCTTCAGTGGTTATATGGATTAAAAGACCGCAACACAGGTATTTATATTTATCGACCTGAAAATTATAAATGACATGAAATTATTTTTTAAATTTATTTTGCTTTGTTGGGGTGGAACTGTGCTTTTTTCGTGTCAAACCCAACATAATATAACAGGAAAATATACGCTTGTTCAACAAGGAAAATATCCGAAGATAAACCCTGTTACTTTGTATATAACTTTGAATAATGATAGTTCATTTGGCTATCATTATAGGGGTGGTTTTCACGGTGAGATTTCTTCGGGGGTTTGGTCAGTTAGTCAAAAAAGAAACAATATAGTTTTGAGTAGTTATATTAAAAATATGCAAGATATTCCTATGATTATAACTGAAACAGAAAATGATAAGTGCGCATCTTCTATATTTGTATTCAATAATCTTTTGAAGTCAGACATATTAACAAATTGGATTTTGAATATCAATGGAATAGATTACTCAATGAATAAAGATACTCTTTTATTTGTTGAAAAGTTTGTTGTAGATAGTTTTTATATACGCGGTTTTCAATCTG
It encodes the following:
- a CDS encoding RHS repeat domain-containing protein — protein: MVSGSGICYPLKDHLGSIRAIIDGNGRLLEENDYYAFGHRYPRSEQAQSSANRFKYNGKELQTVGGLGYLDYGARMYDQSLGRWFTTDPLSEKYYGLSPYVYCGNNPLRYVDPDGKEWKEKKDEEIAKQLQQQIASRDKSLAKQETSINAKIEKIENNTKLSVEKKTQRIAKQQGKLENIQFQRTLLSNLDNGITQLGNSKTSYTFNTVEAGTTATLSSMSDGTIIINNYGMTGNRAHETTHAIQHDNGKITFNPLGTNNALMQNPMGLEIQAYATEYSITNGVVPSSDVKHPRTVFGINLQWLYGLKDRNTGIYIYRPENYK